The following coding sequences are from one Mycolicibacterium aichiense window:
- a CDS encoding GreA/GreB family elongation factor produces MGQDERTPNFAAQERDRIEEELAELRSRRDQMRAELQGDADTVGDRGDAADALQRSEDLAGIDEQINRLTWLLAGGNADAPGQLPNGTEVTVRFPGDEPVRMRIIHFLEETPAGEEDTTLTSDSPLGLALFGRRAGETVTYSTPRGELQVELLAIDIPNER; encoded by the coding sequence ATGGGTCAGGATGAGAGAACGCCGAATTTCGCCGCGCAGGAACGCGACCGGATCGAGGAGGAACTTGCGGAGCTGCGCAGCCGCCGAGATCAGATGCGTGCCGAACTGCAGGGCGACGCCGACACCGTGGGTGACCGCGGCGATGCCGCCGACGCGTTGCAACGGTCGGAGGATCTGGCCGGCATCGACGAGCAGATCAACCGGTTGACCTGGCTGCTCGCCGGGGGGAACGCGGACGCCCCAGGGCAACTGCCCAACGGCACAGAGGTGACCGTGCGTTTCCCGGGTGACGAACCGGTGCGCATGCGGATCATCCACTTCCTGGAGGAGACGCCGGCCGGTGAAGAGGACACCACGCTGACCTCCGACAGCCCGCTCGGTCTAGCGTTGTTCGGGCGGCGTGCCGGTGAGACCGTCACCTACTCGACGCCACGGGGCGAGCTGCAGGTGGAGCTGCTGGCCATCGATATTCCGAACGAGCGATAG
- a CDS encoding ABC transporter ATP-binding protein, translating into MTGNGVAVDFTDVTRVYNGTVHALDGLTLHLEPGEMVALLGPSGCGKTTALRILAGLDEPTAGRVAVGGDDITGVPPNKRDMGMVFQAYSLFPHLTVLDNVAFGLKLRGKNKADRTARAADMLDLVGLSEHKQKYASQLSGGQQQRVALARALAIQPRVLLLDEPLSALDAKVRAQLRDEIRRVQLEVGTTTLFVTHDQEEALAVADRVGVMNQGRLEQIAAPADVYAHPATPFVAEFVGLNNKVDVQVVDGRVHLLGTTLPAATGSVAAGAGVALVRPESVRIDAAPDGPAAVASVSFLGPISLIHCTFDDGTRLVAQSSSAHAAGLTQGDRVAARVEQSEVLVIPAAG; encoded by the coding sequence ATGACCGGAAACGGTGTTGCCGTCGATTTCACGGATGTGACAAGGGTTTACAACGGGACCGTCCACGCGCTCGACGGACTGACACTGCACTTGGAGCCGGGTGAGATGGTCGCCCTACTCGGTCCGTCGGGATGCGGCAAGACCACCGCGCTGCGGATCCTGGCCGGGTTGGACGAGCCGACCGCGGGTCGGGTCGCCGTCGGCGGTGACGACATCACCGGTGTGCCGCCCAACAAGCGGGACATGGGCATGGTGTTTCAGGCTTACAGCCTCTTTCCGCATCTGACCGTTCTCGACAACGTCGCGTTCGGGCTCAAGCTGCGCGGGAAGAACAAAGCCGACCGGACCGCCAGGGCCGCCGACATGCTTGATCTGGTGGGCTTGTCCGAACACAAGCAGAAGTACGCCAGCCAGCTCTCCGGCGGACAGCAGCAGCGGGTCGCGCTGGCGCGTGCCCTGGCCATCCAGCCCCGGGTGCTGCTGCTCGACGAGCCGTTGTCGGCCCTCGATGCAAAGGTGCGCGCGCAGTTGCGCGACGAAATCCGGCGGGTACAACTCGAAGTCGGCACGACGACGCTGTTCGTCACCCACGACCAGGAAGAAGCGCTGGCCGTCGCCGATCGGGTCGGCGTCATGAACCAGGGCCGGCTGGAGCAGATCGCCGCGCCCGCCGACGTGTACGCCCATCCGGCCACCCCGTTCGTCGCCGAGTTCGTCGGCTTGAACAACAAGGTCGACGTCCAGGTCGTCGACGGGCGGGTCCACCTGCTGGGGACCACGCTGCCCGCGGCGACCGGCTCGGTGGCCGCGGGCGCCGGCGTCGCGCTGGTGCGACCGGAGTCGGTGCGAATCGACGCCGCCCCCGACGGCCCGGCCGCCGTCGCCTCGGTGTCATTCCTGGGCCCGATCTCGTTGATCCACTGCACCTTTGACGACGGCACCCGGCTGGTCGCCCAGAGCTCGAGTGCCCATGCCGCCGGGTTGACCCAGGGCGATCGTGTCGCTGCCCGCGTCGAGCAATCCGAGGTGCTGGTGATCCCGGCGGCCGGCTAG
- a CDS encoding ABC transporter permease, translated as MADFSTRNLIHGGRTLQAWKNLIQNEMLYQAIIVSLLLAVFTVGLMLVILVPTMIWVRLRAPWGKRLIEFLCLLPLTIPALVIVVGLRNVYLWVVYLLGESALTLTFVYVILVLPFAYRSLDGALSSIDLKTLAEAARSLGAGWTTTILRVVVPNIWSGILSAAFISIAVVLGEYTIASLSGYQNLQVVIVAIGKSDGPTSVAASLATLVFGFVLLLILSLVTRRHRHAGVVGGKGSR; from the coding sequence ATGGCGGATTTCAGTACCCGCAACCTGATCCACGGGGGACGCACGCTTCAGGCGTGGAAGAACCTGATACAGAACGAGATGCTGTATCAGGCGATCATCGTGTCGCTTCTGCTGGCGGTGTTCACCGTCGGGCTGATGCTGGTGATCCTGGTGCCGACGATGATCTGGGTGCGCCTGCGCGCACCGTGGGGCAAACGGCTGATCGAGTTCCTGTGCCTGCTGCCCTTGACCATCCCCGCGCTGGTGATCGTGGTGGGACTGCGCAACGTCTACCTGTGGGTGGTCTACCTCCTCGGAGAGTCGGCGCTGACGCTGACGTTCGTCTACGTGATCCTCGTGTTGCCGTTCGCGTATCGATCCCTCGACGGCGCCCTGTCGTCGATCGACCTGAAAACCCTTGCCGAAGCGGCACGTTCCCTCGGCGCGGGCTGGACCACCACGATCCTGCGGGTGGTGGTACCCAACATCTGGTCGGGCATCCTGTCGGCCGCCTTCATCTCCATCGCCGTGGTGCTGGGCGAGTACACCATCGCGTCGTTGAGCGGATACCAGAACCTGCAGGTGGTGATCGTCGCGATCGGCAAGAGCGACGGGCCGACCTCGGTGGCGGCGTCGCTGGCGACACTGGTGTTCGGGTTCGTTCTGCTGCTGATCCTCTCGCTGGTGACCCGCCGTCACCGGCACGCCGGCGTCGTCGGCGGGAAAGGAAGCCGATGA
- a CDS encoding ABC transporter permease gives MLRHQSPAQLLRQALPLVPFGVFVTVFLIIPTVTVIVSAFYLDGVFSLQRIGLLFSGTALAALGKSVLLSTVTAAIGAVLGAVLAWLVVTSSPTSPMRRVVLSLCSVLAQFGGVALAFAFLATIGLNGVLTVWVFDRFGLNLAGDGWLYSLRGLILVYTYFQIPLMVIVFTPALEGLRAEWREAAVSLGASRWAYWREVGFPLLTPAFLGSALLLFANAFAAYATAAALVSQGSPILPLLIRSALTSEVVLGQSGFAYALALEMVVVVAVVMVAYNLLVRRTSRWLQ, from the coding sequence GTGCTCCGCCATCAGTCGCCGGCCCAGCTTCTCCGGCAAGCACTTCCGTTGGTGCCGTTCGGAGTGTTCGTGACGGTCTTCTTGATCATCCCGACGGTGACGGTGATCGTGTCCGCGTTCTACTTGGACGGGGTGTTCTCGCTACAGCGAATCGGATTGCTGTTCTCCGGCACCGCGCTGGCCGCGCTCGGTAAGAGCGTGCTGCTCTCGACGGTCACGGCCGCGATCGGGGCGGTTCTGGGTGCGGTGCTGGCGTGGCTGGTGGTCACCAGTTCGCCGACGTCACCGATGCGCCGGGTGGTGCTGTCGCTGTGCAGCGTGCTCGCCCAATTCGGCGGCGTGGCATTGGCATTCGCCTTCCTGGCGACGATCGGCCTCAACGGCGTGCTGACCGTCTGGGTGTTCGACCGGTTCGGGCTCAACCTGGCCGGCGACGGCTGGCTGTATTCGCTGCGCGGCCTGATCCTGGTCTACACCTATTTCCAGATCCCGCTGATGGTGATCGTCTTCACCCCGGCGCTGGAGGGCTTACGAGCGGAGTGGCGCGAGGCGGCGGTCAGCCTGGGCGCCTCCCGGTGGGCGTACTGGCGCGAGGTGGGCTTTCCGCTGCTGACGCCGGCGTTCCTCGGATCCGCGTTGTTGTTGTTCGCCAACGCTTTTGCCGCCTACGCCACCGCCGCGGCGCTGGTCAGTCAGGGCAGCCCGATCCTGCCGCTGCTCATCCGCTCGGCCCTGACGTCGGAGGTGGTGCTCGGACAATCCGGGTTCGCCTACGCGCTGGCGCTCGAGATGGTGGTCGTGGTCGCCGTGGTCATGGTCGCCTACAACCTGCTGGTGCGCCGCACGTCGAGGTGGCTGCAGTGA
- a CDS encoding ABC transporter substrate-binding protein, with protein MRNVRLIAVVAAAVVVAGAACAPPEKKSGGDGNGAAAGQATSMADFGGMDGLISAAKKEGELNVIALPPDWANYGAIIKAFGDKYGIKVNSAQPDAASQDEINAANQQKGRSTAPDVFDLGQSVALANKAMFAPYKVATFDSIPTDMKAADGSLVNDYGGYMSIGYDSAKVPDLSSVNDLLKPDYKGKVALNGDPTQAGAAFSGVAMVALSQGGSADDVAPGVDFFAKLKQAGNFLPVDPTPATIESGQTPIVIDWDYLNAAETKKLPSWKVFVPQDAVLGGYYFQAINKDAPHPAAARLWQEFLFSDEGQNLYLAGGARPVRADAMVKAGTIDTAAYEKLPPISGKPVILTQAQTDAATRYLADNWAKAMG; from the coding sequence ATGAGGAACGTACGTCTGATCGCTGTTGTCGCGGCCGCTGTCGTGGTCGCCGGTGCCGCCTGCGCACCACCGGAGAAGAAGAGCGGCGGCGATGGCAACGGCGCCGCGGCAGGTCAAGCCACGTCGATGGCCGACTTCGGCGGCATGGACGGGCTGATCTCGGCGGCCAAGAAGGAGGGCGAGCTCAACGTGATCGCCCTGCCGCCGGACTGGGCCAACTATGGCGCCATCATCAAGGCGTTCGGCGACAAGTACGGCATCAAGGTGAACTCGGCTCAGCCCGACGCGGCCAGCCAGGACGAGATCAACGCCGCCAATCAGCAGAAGGGCCGCAGCACCGCACCGGACGTCTTCGACCTCGGTCAGTCGGTGGCACTGGCCAATAAGGCGATGTTCGCGCCGTACAAGGTCGCGACCTTCGACAGCATCCCGACCGACATGAAGGCGGCGGACGGCTCGCTGGTCAACGACTACGGCGGGTACATGTCGATCGGTTACGACTCCGCCAAGGTTCCCGACCTCAGCTCCGTCAACGATCTGTTGAAGCCGGACTACAAGGGCAAAGTGGCACTCAACGGTGACCCGACCCAGGCCGGCGCGGCCTTCTCCGGTGTGGCGATGGTCGCCCTGTCCCAGGGTGGTTCGGCCGATGATGTCGCGCCCGGCGTCGACTTCTTCGCCAAGCTCAAGCAGGCGGGCAACTTCCTGCCCGTCGACCCGACGCCGGCGACCATCGAGTCCGGTCAGACGCCCATCGTCATCGACTGGGACTACCTGAACGCCGCGGAAACCAAGAAGCTGCCCAGCTGGAAGGTGTTCGTGCCGCAGGACGCGGTACTGGGCGGGTATTACTTCCAGGCGATCAACAAAGACGCACCGCATCCGGCGGCCGCACGGTTATGGCAGGAGTTCCTGTTCAGCGACGAAGGCCAGAATCTGTACTTGGCCGGCGGTGCTCGACCGGTGCGGGCCGATGCGATGGTCAAGGCCGGCACCATCGACACCGCCGCCTACGAGAAGCTGCCACCGATCAGCGGTAAGCCCGTCATCCTGACCCAGGCTCAGACCGACGCCGCGACCCGATACCTGGCCGACAACTGGGCCAAAGCGATGGGCTGA
- a CDS encoding HugZ family protein — MASRDHGDPGDAPSVPPPLTAVVDATRPSAAEEARSIAASTNTATLASLTATGDPWASFVTYGLLDGQPVLCVSNMAEHGRNLAGDPRASLAIVAPTTETDPLASGRITLAGVAERPTGDEARAARDAHLAAVAAAKYYVDYSDFTLWVLRVHRVRWVGGYGRMDSATAQDYAAATADPVRPQAAGAIAHLNADHAESLVAMARALGGYPDTTAAVCTGVDRYGLDLRVDTPRGTGYTRVGFGGPLSSADELRSASVELVKRARGAGH; from the coding sequence GTGGCATCACGCGATCATGGCGACCCGGGCGACGCCCCCTCGGTTCCGCCGCCGCTGACCGCCGTCGTCGACGCGACCCGGCCTTCGGCGGCCGAGGAGGCTCGCAGCATCGCGGCGTCGACCAACACCGCGACACTGGCCTCCCTGACCGCCACCGGCGATCCGTGGGCCTCGTTCGTCACCTATGGGCTCCTCGACGGTCAGCCGGTGCTGTGCGTGTCCAACATGGCCGAGCATGGCCGAAACCTCGCAGGCGATCCGCGCGCCAGCCTTGCCATCGTCGCGCCCACCACGGAGACCGACCCACTGGCCAGCGGGCGGATCACGCTCGCCGGCGTCGCGGAACGTCCGACCGGGGACGAAGCCCGCGCTGCGCGCGACGCGCATCTGGCCGCCGTTGCGGCGGCGAAGTACTACGTCGACTACTCCGACTTCACGCTCTGGGTGCTGCGCGTGCACCGCGTGCGCTGGGTGGGCGGCTACGGCCGGATGGATTCGGCGACCGCGCAGGACTACGCGGCGGCCACCGCCGACCCGGTTCGCCCGCAGGCCGCCGGTGCCATCGCCCACCTCAACGCCGATCACGCCGAGTCCCTGGTGGCGATGGCGCGCGCCCTTGGCGGCTACCCCGACACCACGGCCGCGGTGTGCACCGGCGTCGACCGCTACGGCCTCGATCTGCGGGTCGACACACCGCGCGGCACCGGATACACCCGGGTCGGATTCGGCGGCCCGTTGTCCTCGGCCGACGAATTGCGCTCGGCCTCAGTGGAATTGGTGAAAAGGGCCCGCGGCGCGGGACACTAA
- a CDS encoding DUF3072 domain-containing protein has protein sequence MSDDTAPNENPAKDPNEWVTGDEPMTGPQRSYLSTLAQEAGAEVPEQLTKAQASEMIDELQKTTGRGA, from the coding sequence ATGAGCGACGACACCGCGCCCAACGAGAACCCCGCCAAAGACCCGAACGAATGGGTGACCGGCGATGAGCCGATGACCGGTCCACAACGCAGTTATCTGAGCACCCTGGCCCAGGAGGCCGGCGCCGAGGTGCCCGAGCAGCTGACCAAGGCACAGGCCTCGGAAATGATCGACGAACTGCAGAAGACGACCGGACGGGGGGCCTGA
- a CDS encoding VWA domain-containing protein, with amino-acid sequence MPGIGSLTLSGLAHPGLLVLAVIPALLLGLYVLGQLQRRRRLRQFGEATALRRLTPKRPHRLRHLPIALSIGALLLLVVALAGPTHEARIPRNRAVVMLVIDVSQSMQAKDVAPTRLRAAQDAAKTFAQQLTPGVNLGLVSFGGNVNLLVSPTPDHAATVTALDKLQPDNSTATGEALFTSLEAIQTVSTVLSAGDATPPPARIVLLSDGGENKPANPDNPRGDFTAARAAKDQGVPVSTITFGTEDGVVTLKDDTIPVPSDGTQMKRIAELSGGQNYTATNIDELNKSYGAVLQQVGYQTISAPATTGWLRLAVVLLTVAAFLALAVNRNLPA; translated from the coding sequence GTGCCCGGTATCGGTTCGTTGACCCTGAGCGGGCTGGCGCATCCCGGCCTGCTGGTGCTGGCCGTGATACCCGCATTGCTGCTCGGCTTGTACGTCCTCGGACAGCTTCAGCGACGGCGGCGTCTGCGACAGTTCGGCGAGGCGACGGCTCTGCGACGTTTGACGCCGAAGCGGCCACATCGGCTGCGGCACTTACCCATTGCGCTCTCGATCGGTGCACTGCTGCTGCTCGTCGTCGCGCTTGCCGGACCCACCCATGAGGCCCGCATCCCCCGCAACCGGGCGGTCGTGATGCTGGTCATCGACGTCTCACAGTCGATGCAAGCCAAAGATGTTGCCCCGACCCGCCTGCGGGCCGCGCAAGATGCGGCCAAGACCTTCGCCCAGCAGCTGACCCCCGGGGTGAATCTGGGTCTGGTGTCGTTCGGCGGCAACGTGAATCTGCTGGTGTCGCCGACTCCCGATCACGCGGCCACCGTGACCGCATTGGACAAGTTGCAGCCGGACAATTCCACGGCCACCGGTGAGGCGCTGTTCACCTCGCTGGAGGCGATTCAGACCGTCAGCACCGTGCTCAGCGCTGGCGATGCGACGCCACCACCGGCGCGCATCGTGCTGCTGTCCGACGGCGGCGAGAACAAGCCGGCCAATCCGGACAATCCGCGCGGGGACTTCACCGCCGCACGTGCCGCCAAGGATCAGGGGGTGCCGGTCTCGACGATCACGTTCGGCACCGAGGACGGGGTGGTGACGCTCAAGGACGACACCATCCCGGTGCCGTCGGACGGCACCCAGATGAAGCGGATCGCCGAACTGTCCGGCGGGCAGAACTACACCGCCACCAACATCGACGAGCTGAACAAGAGCTACGGGGCGGTTCTACAACAGGTCGGGTACCAGACGATCAGCGCTCCCGCGACCACCGGTTGGCTGCGGCTTGCGGTTGTTCTGCTGACCGTCGCGGCGTTTCTCGCGCTGGCAGTCAACCGGAACCTGCCCGCGTAG
- a CDS encoding VWA domain-containing protein produces MDAVKSLSLSGFTTPWLFCYLVVVGTAVAAYLLVQRSRRRRVLRFANMALLEQVAAGQKPRRWRHLPAALLVAALALLTTAMAGPTHDVRIPRNRAVVMLVIDVSESMSATDVAPSRIEAAREAGKHFADMLTPGINLGLVKFSSGATLLVAPTIDREQVKQAIDKLVPEPRTATGEGIFTALQAIATTGAVMGGGDGPPPARIVLESDGKETVPPDLDSPRGAFTAAQAAKEQGVPISTISFGTPDGVVQVDGQPIPVPTDDASLARIADLSGGQAFRATSLGELNRVYSTLDEQIGYQVVRGDASAGWVALGALALALSIGAGILLNRRLPA; encoded by the coding sequence GTGGATGCTGTGAAATCGCTGTCACTTTCGGGCTTCACAACCCCGTGGTTGTTCTGCTACCTCGTGGTCGTCGGCACCGCCGTCGCCGCCTACCTGCTGGTTCAGCGAAGCCGGCGCCGGCGGGTGCTGCGCTTCGCGAACATGGCACTGCTGGAGCAGGTCGCCGCCGGCCAGAAGCCGCGCAGATGGCGGCATCTGCCCGCGGCCCTGCTGGTGGCCGCCCTGGCGTTGCTCACCACCGCGATGGCCGGGCCGACCCATGACGTGCGGATCCCCCGGAATCGGGCCGTCGTCATGCTCGTCATCGATGTCTCCGAATCGATGTCGGCCACCGATGTTGCGCCAAGCCGGATCGAGGCGGCCCGCGAGGCCGGCAAACATTTCGCCGACATGCTCACCCCGGGTATCAATCTCGGGCTGGTGAAATTCTCGTCGGGGGCTACGCTGCTGGTCGCGCCGACGATCGACCGGGAGCAGGTCAAGCAGGCGATCGACAAGTTGGTTCCCGAGCCGCGCACCGCGACGGGCGAGGGCATTTTTACTGCGCTGCAAGCGATTGCGACCACCGGGGCGGTGATGGGCGGTGGCGACGGGCCGCCGCCGGCCCGCATCGTGCTGGAGTCCGATGGCAAGGAGACGGTGCCGCCGGACCTGGACTCTCCGCGGGGGGCATTCACCGCCGCGCAGGCCGCCAAAGAGCAGGGGGTACCGATCTCCACGATCTCGTTCGGCACGCCGGACGGCGTGGTTCAGGTCGATGGTCAGCCGATTCCGGTTCCGACCGATGACGCGTCGCTGGCCAGGATCGCCGATCTCAGTGGCGGCCAAGCCTTTCGCGCCACCAGTCTCGGCGAGCTGAATCGGGTGTACTCGACCCTCGACGAACAGATCGGCTACCAGGTGGTGCGTGGCGACGCCAGTGCGGGCTGGGTGGCACTCGGCGCCCTGGCACTGGCGTTGTCAATCGGAGCGGGAATTCTGCTGAACCGCCGGCTCCCCGCCTGA
- a CDS encoding cytochrome P450, whose product MAHATTDPVRLPPGPNAPRLLQGIRFLTARRAVVGDLGRRYGSAVTLNLPIFGRTVLISDPALIKELFTTGSDLVGRATNLGEVLGPGSTFSLDGEQHRERRKLLVPPFHGKRMHSYEAIIEEEVLREVANWPEGVEFETLPSMMRITLNAILRAVFGAEGAAFDELREQLPRLVAVGSRLALLPRVFRRDFGPRSPGGVMLRHRRRYDEIVDSLIADARRDPAFDDRPDVLSLMLRARYEDGSAIPDRHIADELLTLLTAGHETTATTLAWLVERVRRHPQLLERLTAEADAGGTELQQATIWEVQRMRPVIDGTSRRALQRIRLGEWVIPEGHVVIVSIPMAHANPDRFLGPSVFDPDRFVGNPPDNYAWIPFGGGIRRCIGAAFANMEMNVTLRTLLRECTFAPTDAPGEAYHSRGIANAPADGGRAVVYRRSDAGPSTGWTAPGSLLGIASGGEPAVQQNSRSD is encoded by the coding sequence ATGGCGCATGCGACGACCGATCCGGTCCGACTCCCGCCCGGCCCGAACGCCCCTCGGCTGCTGCAGGGAATTCGCTTCCTCACCGCGCGCCGGGCGGTGGTGGGCGACCTCGGCCGGCGTTACGGCTCGGCGGTCACCCTGAATCTGCCGATCTTCGGCAGGACCGTATTGATCAGCGATCCCGCCTTGATCAAAGAGCTGTTCACCACCGGCAGCGACCTGGTGGGCCGGGCCACCAATCTCGGCGAGGTGCTGGGCCCGGGCTCGACGTTCAGCCTCGACGGTGAGCAACATCGCGAGCGACGCAAACTGCTGGTCCCGCCGTTCCACGGCAAGCGCATGCACAGCTACGAGGCGATCATCGAAGAAGAAGTGCTGCGCGAGGTCGCGAACTGGCCCGAGGGCGTCGAATTCGAGACGTTGCCGTCGATGATGCGGATCACTCTCAACGCGATCCTGCGCGCGGTATTCGGCGCCGAGGGCGCCGCCTTCGACGAACTGCGCGAGCAGCTGCCCCGCCTGGTGGCCGTGGGATCGCGGCTTGCGTTGCTGCCGAGGGTCTTTCGGCGTGACTTCGGGCCCCGCAGTCCCGGTGGCGTTATGCTGCGTCACCGCCGGCGTTACGACGAGATCGTCGACTCGCTGATCGCCGACGCCCGTCGCGACCCGGCGTTCGACGATCGCCCCGACGTCTTGTCGCTGATGCTGCGGGCGCGCTATGAGGACGGCTCGGCGATCCCCGACCGGCATATCGCCGACGAGCTGTTGACCCTGCTGACCGCGGGGCACGAGACCACCGCGACCACGCTGGCCTGGCTGGTCGAACGGGTGCGCCGGCACCCGCAGCTGCTGGAGCGGCTGACCGCGGAAGCCGATGCCGGTGGCACGGAACTGCAACAGGCGACGATCTGGGAGGTGCAGCGGATGCGGCCGGTCATCGACGGCACATCGCGGCGGGCGTTGCAGCGAATCCGCCTCGGCGAGTGGGTGATTCCCGAAGGCCATGTGGTCATCGTCAGCATCCCGATGGCGCACGCCAACCCCGACCGATTCCTCGGCCCGTCGGTGTTCGACCCGGACCGGTTTGTCGGGAACCCGCCGGACAACTACGCCTGGATTCCGTTCGGCGGCGGGATCCGCCGCTGCATCGGCGCCGCGTTCGCCAACATGGAGATGAACGTCACCCTTCGAACCCTGTTGCGCGAGTGCACTTTTGCGCCTACCGATGCGCCAGGGGAGGCGTATCACTCGCGTGGCATCGCCAACGCCCCGGCTGACGGTGGCCGGGCGGTGGTGTACCGGCGGTCCGATGCCGGACCGTCGACCGGCTGGACGGCTCCTGGGAGTCTGCTGGGAATTGCGTCAGGCGGGGAGCCGGCGGTTCAGCAGAATTCCCGCTCCGATTGA